A segment of the Fusobacterium ulcerans genome:
TCTTTCTTCCTTTTCTCTCTCTGCCTGTGATTTATTTAAATAGAAAGGTTCCAGTGTATATATGTTGTCATCTTCATGATGCAAAGCTATTTGAGCCGCCATAGCTGCTCTTGGTATAGAGTTTGCTTTAGAGAATACAATATTGTCTTCTTCCATAATCTCTTTTATAAGTTCTTGGTTCACTATAGCTCCATCTCCTATAAATACAACCTTTTCTCCTTTTAATTTTTCAAGTATATCTCTTAATTCTCCATCTTTATATTCTTCTTTTCTAACTAATTTTCTATTTTCATATTTATATTGAGAATAGTATACTCTCTCTTTTCTTGCATCAATAAGAGGAACAATTAACCCTTCTCTTTCTTCCCCTGTCTCAGCTAAAACATCTAATTCATTTATTCCAATGATTGGTTTTTCCAAAGAATATGCAAGTCCTTTAGCTATTGCCACTCCTATTCTTATTCCTGTAAAAGATCCAGGCCCTGTTGTTACAGCTATTTTATCAACATCTTTTATAGTATATCCAGATAAATCAAATAGGGAATCTACAGCCTTCATTATGACATTTGAATGGTTCACTTTTACATATAAGTTTATTTCTCCTATTATTCCAGTTTTATCCTCATACAAAGCTACACTTCCTATTTTTGTAGCAGTATCAATTGCTAAAATCAACATACTTCAACATCTCCTTCTCTTTTGCAGGATTTCCCACATAACTCAATTCTATTTCACGAGTTTCATCTCCATGATAGAATAATTTTATTTCAATATATTCTTTTGGAAGCTCGCTTTTTATTATGTCTGCCCATTCTATCAGGACTATTCCTCCACTGTTAAGATAATCCTCATACCCTACCTCATATATTTCTTCTGCTTCAGATAAACGGTACACATCAAAATGATATAGGGGAAGTCTTCCACTGAAATATTCAAGTACATAGTTAAAAGTAGGACTTTTCAGGCTTTCTTCTACACCTAATTTTTTAGCAAAAGTTTTAGTAAATGTAGTTTTTCCTGTACCAAGATCTCCTATGAGAGCTATAGTAGTATTTTCTTCAGCATAATCAGAAAGTTTTTCTGCTAAAGTGTCAAGCTCCTTAAAGCTCATTATTTTTTTCATTTTCTCCTCCATCTTTAAACTGTATCTTATTTACAATATTTGTAGTTGATTTTCCTTCTATAAAAGAAAGAATTCTAACTTCTCCACCATTTTTTTCTACTGTTGAAGTCTCAGGAAGAGTATTTTTATCATAGTCTCCCCCTTTTACATGGATAGATGGTTTTAATTTATCTAATGTCTCTATTGGCGTCAGCTCATCAAATATAACTGTAAAATCTACAGCTTTTAATCCTGAAAGCATTTCAGCTCTGTCTATTTCATTATTTATAGGTCTTGTAGGTCCTTTCAGCTGCTTTACAGAAGCATCTGAATTAACTCCTACTATCAATATATCTCCCTGTCTCTTTGCCTCATTCAAGTATCTCAAATGTCCTACATGAAGGATATCAAAACATCCATTTGTAAATACTACTTTTTTGCCTTGTAATTTTAACTCCTCTATAAGTTTTGCTGCGGTTTCCTTGCTTAAAATCATTTAACTACCTCCATATCTTTTCTCAACATTTTTATAAAATCCAATATGATTTCTGCTGTCATTCCCCAGACTATGTCTCCATGAAAATTATAAAAATATACTTCTCTTGGATTTCCCTGCCAAGGTCCATGATATCTCGTTGGCAGTCCAAGCTCCTCAGATGAAAATTGAGGAACATTTTCTATTCCAATTTTTTCTATTCTAGGCTCATTTTTCAAAAAAAATTCAATTGGTGCAAAGATTACTCTTTCCACTTCATCTTTATTATACTTGATATCTTCTCTATTTTCCAGTCTGACAAATCCTACATATACTTCCAATATCATTCCTGAAGGATTTACAAGTATTCCTAATTTTCCAGATATTTCAATTTTTTCTCTAGGTATTCCTAATTCCTCTATCGTTTCTCTTATTGCTGTTTCTTCAGAATTTTTGTCTTTTTTATCACATTTTCCACCTGGAAGAGAAATCTCTCCTCCCTGCCTTATTTCAATTGCCCTTTTCTCCAGAACTATATATTCTTTTTTATCAAGTTCAGCTATGGCAATAAGGACTGCCGAGTTTACATATCTATCTTGTCCAATTATTCTTTCGTTAGTATTTTTTAATAACTCTACGATTTTTTCTCTCATATCCTTTACACCTCAATAAAAATTATACCATTTTCCAAAAAAAGAGCAACTGAATTAGCAAATTTTTTTTGCTTTCAGATGCTCTTGATAAGGTTTAATTCTTTATAGCTTATTTAGTTCCGAATATTCTGTCTCCACAATCTCCAAGTCCAGGATAAATATATCCCTCTTTTGTTAATCCTTGGTCGATTTTAGCTGTGTAGATAGATACATCTGGATGTTTGTTAAGAAGTTTTGCTATTCCTTCTGGAGCAGCTACCAGACACATAAAGATAATATCTTTAACTCCTTCAGATTTTAAATAGTCTATTGCATAAACTGCTGATCCTCCAGTTGCCAACATTGGATCTACAACAATAACTTTTCTAGATGTTATATCTACAGGAAGTTTGCAATAGTAGTAAACAGGTTCTAATGTCTCCTCATTTCTGTATACTCCAATATGTCCTACTTTTGCAGTTGGGATAAGATCTTGTATCCCGTCTACCATTCCCAATCCAGCTCTTAAAATAGGTACAATAGCAAGTCTGTCTTGAAGTGTATGTCCTATAGTAGACATTAAAGGAGTTGTTACCTCTGTTTCTTCTAGCTTAAGATTTTTTGTTGCTTCATATGTCATAAGTTTTGCTATTTCATTTAGATTCTCTCTAAAATCTTTTGTATCTGTTCCTATATTTCTAAGTATTGTCAGTTTGTGTTGAATTAAGGGATGATTAATTTCTATTACTGCCATTTTTTCCTCCTGTTTTACTAAATTTTTTTCTCATATATTATACCAAAAAACTTAGAGTTTTTCAAAATTAAATTCTGTCATAAAAAAACAGGACTATAAAGTCCTGTTCTGATACGACTATTTATTAATATTGTATCTTTTGTTGAATTTGTCAACTCTACCAGCAGCATCAATAAATTTAGCTTTCCCTGTATAGAATGGGTGGCATTTTGAGCAAACAGCTATTTTAAGTTCGCTCCCTTTAGCATAAGTTGATCTTGTTTCAAATTTTTCTCCACATGTACATTCAACAGTTATAATGTTGTATTGTGGATGAATATTTTTTTTCATTGATTTTCACCTTCCTAACAAAAATTTTCTTAATATCACAAGAGATTTTATCATAAATATATAAGTTTTGCAACTTTTTTTTAAGTGCGTTTATTAAAAATTTTCTATCATTAATTTGTTTATAAAATATATTTCAATAAATATATTTGTAAAATTTCTTTTTATAAGTTAAGATATTCTATATGATTATTTTTTCAGGAGGAATTGTGGGTAAAAAATTTTATGCTTACTTCTTAGAAGATGAAAATATCAAGGGGATGGTTGATAACTGGGATAAATGCAAAAGCCTTGTTCATGGCAAAAAAGCCAGATATAAATCTTTTCCAACAGAAAAAGAAGGAAAGCAGTGGCTTGAAGCAGGAGCTCATTATGAAAAGAAAACAGGTGATCAGGCTCCTAAAGTAAAAAAAGAAAAATTAAAAGAATCACTTGTTGATGGAATATATTTTGACTCTGGTACAGGGCGTGGAATTGGTGTAGAAGTAAGAGTTACTGATCTGAAAGGAACCTCTCTCCTAGAGAAAAATTCTTTTGGACTTTCTGTTAATTCCTATGGAAATATCCATCTTGGTACTGATAAAACAAACAACTATGGAGAACTTCTCGGATTATATCTGGCTATGGATATAGCTTCACAGACTGGAGAAAAAAAAATATTTGGTGACAGCAATCTGGTTATTTTCTTTTGGTCTAAAGGATTATTTCGAAAAGACTCATTAAACGAGGATACAATATCTTTAATCCTCAAAGTTACAGAAAAAAGAAAAAATTTTGAAAAAACAGGTGGGAAAATTGAATATGTCTCTGGGGATATAAACCCTGCTGACTTAGGATTCCACAAATAGGAGGAAAACATGGATACTTTTACACTTTTTAGTACTGAACATTTTTGGTTTATAGGTGGAGGATTTTTAGCAGTATTCGCTTTTATCATTATTGCAGCATTTCTTCCTAGATATAGATTTGCTCAGGTTTCTGCTTTAATAATCCTGATCATAAAAGTCAGTGAGTTAAGTTACAGACATTTTTATTTTGGGGAACCTATCAAAGGTCTTCTTCCTCTTCATTTGTGTAACCTTACATTGATTTTTGCCCTGCTTATGATGTTTACTAAATCACCATCATTATTTCAGGTAACTTATTATTGGAGTTTAGGTGCTATTTTTGCAATCCTTACCCCTGATGTAAAATACTCTTTTCCTCATCCATTGACATTGAGTTTTTACATCACACATTTTTATCTAATATTTGCAGCTATTTACGGAGTAATTTTCTTTGAGTTTAAACCTACCTTCAGAGGCTGGGTAGATTCATTTGTATTCTTAAATGTCCTTGCAGTAATTATATTTTTTATAAATTCAAATCTTGGAACAAATTATCTTTATGTCAATAGAATTCCAGATTTTACTTCTCCACTGGATCATTTTGGAAAGTGGCCATACTACATTGCAGTTGTAGAAGGTATATATTTGATATTGACATATGCAATTTATTTTCCATTTAGAAGAAAGACTTTTAGATACAGCACAAAATATTTTTAGAAATCACAAACCACCACTTCAAGTGGTGGTTTGCTCCACCCTATAAGGGTATGGTACTAGCTTAGGCTTAAGCCTTACTGAATGGTTTGCCAACCGCGTAATTCTTCATTCAGCTACTTAAGTAGCTGGTGTGCTTTAGTTTGTTTTTTCTCCGAAAGGATCTATATACTCTTTCAATGTCAATTGATCATTCGCTATATCTTCTTGCAACTGTTCTCTTATATATTTTGCGATCCTTTCTTTATTTCTTCCTACTGTATCAACATAATATCCTCTACACCAAAAATGTCTATTCCCATATTTATATTTTAAATTTGCATGTTTATCAAATATCATCAATGAACTTTTCCCTTTCAAATATCCCATAAAACTTGATATGCTTATTTTCGGAGGTATACTTACCAACATATGTATATGGTCTTTACAGGCATTAGCCTCTATTATTTCTACTCCTTTAAATTCGCAGAGTTTTCTTAATATCTGCCCTATATCTCCTTTGATTTTTCCATATATTACCTGCCTTCTATATTTTGGTGCGAATATGATATGATATTTACAATTCCATGTTGTATGTGATAGACTATTATTGTCATACATTTTATGACCTCCTTTGATTAGTTAATCGGCCGGCAAACCTAATTAATTATATCAAAGGAGCTTTTATTTTCTAAGCATAGCCTTCCGGCTTTTTTGTACCACTCGCTTAGCAAGTGGTTTTTTTATACAATTATAAAGAGGGCTTGTTGTTCATGCCCTCTTTTTATATTACAATTCAATTATAAGCAGTCCTTTTACTTCTTTCAGAGCTTCAAAAGTTTCAATATTTGTTCTTATTTTATATGTTACTCTCTCATTGAATCCCTTATCTAAATATCCACCATTCAGACTGTCTATTATAGTTTCTACATCACTTATTTTCTCATAAGGAAAATCTATCATATATGTTTTTTTCTCTATATATTCTGCTATTCCAGCTTCCTGTATAGCTAATTTTGCCGTCTTGGCATAATTTCTTACAAGTCCTCCAGCTCCCAGTTTTATTCCGCCAAAATATCTTGTAGCAATCACTACCAGATTGGTAACATCCATATATGTTATTATATCCCCCATTGGCTTTCCTGCTGTTCCACTAGGCTCCCCATCATCATCAGTTTTAAAATATTCCTGCCCATTATCAACAACTTTGTATGCAGTGCAGTTATGAGTTGCATCTCTATGCTTTTCTCTTATTTCAGCTATAAAGTCTTCAGCTTCCTGCTTGCTTCCTATAGGTTTTACATACCCAATAAATTTTGATTTTCTCTCTTCAAATTCTATTGAACATTCTCTTTCTACACTTTTCATTCTTTCCCTGCCTATATCAATTTTTCCAGAATATAAAGTATTCCCGAATATGCTGGAGCAATTATTCTCCATAACACCCCTGTCATATTTAGAAGAAGTATGATTATTATTCCATATCTATCCATATAAAAAATTGTATTTCTTAAATCATCATTTCCTAAAGAAGCTAAAACCCTCGATCCATCTAATGGAGGAATAGGTATAAGGTTAAATACTCCAAGAAGTATATTCAATCTTATCATATAAATCACAGCTGCATAAACATATCTGTTTCCTAAATGAGGTGCTGCATATTTAAAAAGAAATAGTCCTATGGCAGCTAGAATAAAGTTTGAAGCTACTCCTGCTATTGCCACTAAAAATTCTCCCAATCTTCCATATTTTAATCTCCAGTAATTGATTGGAACTGGTTTTGCCCATCCAAATATAAAAGATGAACCAGAAAGTATCAATAAGATAGGAAACAATGTCCCTAATGGATCTAAATGTTTCAGGGGATTCAAACTCAATCTCCCATAATTTTTTGCTGTAGGGTCTCCACATATGTATGCCATTACTCCATGAGCCACTTCATGTATCAAAAGAGACAAAAGAAGTATAGCTATATTTAAAAATATCATTGGATTTGTAAGGATATTCCCTCCAGTTCCAAAAATAAAATATAAAACAATAACTGCTAAAATAATTTTTGTCACATTAGACATTCCGCTATTTAAATATTTTAGTTCTTCCAGAAATCTCTTCATCTTTTTTACCTTCCGTTTTAAATTTATTATAAAATACTATCCCAAATATTATAACATAAAAAATTAAAAATAGGGCATTATCCTTGCTCCCATTATATCTCAAAGTCAACCCTGGAATTTTAGAAAAAATCTCCACTAATTTCATAAATATTTCAAAAACTATATTGGTTATTGGAAAAACAATAAAGCCAAGTCCCAAATTTTCAAGAAAAAGCCCAACAAATGCCAGCAGTATATATAAAGTCCCAACTGGCAGAATAATTAAATTACTAAAGAATGAGAGAAACTGAATAGTTCCAAATTCTTTTATCAATATGGGGGTAAGGAAAAACTGGATAGTTGTAAGAAGTATCAGCTTCTCCACAAATTTAGATTTTCCTTTATATATAACTTTTCTTATTAATGGATATATACATATTATAGCAAATACAGCTAAATATGATAATATAAACGATACTTCATTCATGGATATGGGGCTTATAAATATTCCCCCTATAAATGCTGCCGCCAAAGATTTTGACGCATCTATATCCTCATAAAATATTTTTCCAGCAATAAATATCCCTGCCATTATATAAGCTCTGGTTAGTGATGGTGAATGTTTTACTCCTAAATAATAAATAGTCAATGCTCCCAGCATAAAAATATATCTATTCTTTCTAGAAATAGGAAGTTTTTTAGAAATAAAACCGCATATTGCCAAAATTATTCCTATATGCAGTCCTGAAAGTGCCATAAGATGAGATATTCCCACATAGTTGAATTCTTTTCTCATACTTCTGCTTAACTGCTTTCCTTCACCAAGTATTACCGCTCTGTAAACTCTTTTAAATTCAGGGCTTCCATTGGCAATAAATTTTTTCACATTATTTTCAAAATAGTTTTTAAGCCAACTCTTTTCTATTTTTTCATCTGTTATTTTATTAATATAAAAATACTGCATATCATCTCTATCTTCAATCTTAGCTATCTCTGCTAAAACCATATATTTTCCATCTGGTATCTCTGGAATAAATGTATAACTTTTTATTTTAGGATACCTGTTATCTATTTTTATTATTTTTCCCATTCCATTATTTACTTCTACTTTCATTTTTACTATATCCAGTCTTTCACAATCATTGAAATGCACACAGAAAAGTATTCTTATTACCAGTAGAATTGGAATTATATAAATAAATTTATCTTTTTTCTTAAAAAACAACCATATTCCACTTATTACCATTACAGTTAAAAATATAGAAATCCACAAGGAGAAGATATTAAAAATAGTCATAATTATAAAAACTTCTAAAGCTAGAATATAGATTAGTTCCAAATTTTGCCTCCGATTTTTGAATATTTCTATTCCTCATACTTATAATAAAATATGAATGATATAATAAATGAAATCGTAGACACAATAGAAGTAAGGTATATACCACTCTTTTCCACTCCCTTAGGAGTACCTGTTATCGCTGATAAAATATCTCCATTTCCTGAAACTAAAATTATAGGTAAAATAAGTATTGATACTAAAAATGCCATTTTTAAGAAAAAACCTTGTATTCCAAAACATACTCCTTCTATTCTATGACCTGTTTCATCACTTATCCTGCTTCCTATCTCACTAAGCATAGCTGGTGGGAAAATAAATCCTGCCCCTGCTATTGGTATTCCAATTAGAGCAAATAATATAAATCCAAATTTTGCTGGAATTGCTTTTCCTAAGAAAAATAAAGCTATTGTAAATACTATAAGCATAGCCAGACAGCTGAGCATAACTTTTCTATATCCATATTTTCTTGAAAGAAGATTTGTAGGATAAAAACATATTGCTGACATTCCAAATAGAAGAGCAGATGCTAAAGTTATAGCTCCCTTTCCATATCCCATTATATCTTCTACAAAATAGTTCATAACTGCTCTCAAATTATTAAATCCTATAAAGAAAAATAAAAGTCCTAAAAGATATAATACAAAAGACTTATTTTTAAATAATATTCCCATAGTATCTTTAAAACCTGCATCTGAACTTTGCCCTAAGGAATATTTTCTCTCAGGAACTAAAAACACTGTTATAAAGCCTCCAATTACAGCAATAACGCATAAAGAGATAACCATTCCTCTTACTCCAAAAAGAACATCTCCCTTTCCAATAACTTTTATCAATACTCCAGGAATTATCATTGCCACAG
Coding sequences within it:
- a CDS encoding site-2 protease family protein; amino-acid sequence: MKRFLEELKYLNSGMSNVTKIILAVIVLYFIFGTGGNILTNPMIFLNIAILLLSLLIHEVAHGVMAYICGDPTAKNYGRLSLNPLKHLDPLGTLFPILLILSGSSFIFGWAKPVPINYWRLKYGRLGEFLVAIAGVASNFILAAIGLFLFKYAAPHLGNRYVYAAVIYMIRLNILLGVFNLIPIPPLDGSRVLASLGNDDLRNTIFYMDRYGIIIILLLNMTGVLWRIIAPAYSGILYILEKLI
- the rfaE2 gene encoding D-glycero-beta-D-manno-heptose 1-phosphate adenylyltransferase encodes the protein MILSKETAAKLIEELKLQGKKVVFTNGCFDILHVGHLRYLNEAKRQGDILIVGVNSDASVKQLKGPTRPINNEIDRAEMLSGLKAVDFTVIFDELTPIETLDKLKPSIHVKGGDYDKNTLPETSTVEKNGGEVRILSFIEGKSTTNIVNKIQFKDGGENEKNNEL
- the tnpA gene encoding IS200/IS605 family transposase, coding for MYDNNSLSHTTWNCKYHIIFAPKYRRQVIYGKIKGDIGQILRKLCEFKGVEIIEANACKDHIHMLVSIPPKISISSFMGYLKGKSSLMIFDKHANLKYKYGNRHFWCRGYYVDTVGRNKERIAKYIREQLQEDIANDQLTLKEYIDPFGEKTN
- a CDS encoding MFS transporter; the encoded protein is MSKRIPLSIQIFYGLGVSYAIVDQIFAQWILYFYLPPENSGLKPVMAPLFISLALVISRLVDMVTDPVVGFLSDKVNTKWGRRIPFIAVGTIPLAICTTAFFYPPMGNEKAAFIYLAVVGSLFFSFYTVVGAPYNALIPEIGQTQEERLNLSTWQSIFRLLYTAVAMIIPGVLIKVIGKGDVLFGVRGMVISLCVIAVIGGFITVFLVPERKYSLGQSSDAGFKDTMGILFKNKSFVLYLLGLLFFFIGFNNLRAVMNYFVEDIMGYGKGAITLASALLFGMSAICFYPTNLLSRKYGYRKVMLSCLAMLIVFTIALFFLGKAIPAKFGFILFALIGIPIAGAGFIFPPAMLSEIGSRISDETGHRIEGVCFGIQGFFLKMAFLVSILILPIILVSGNGDILSAITGTPKGVEKSGIYLTSIVSTISFIISFIFYYKYEE
- the upp gene encoding uracil phosphoribosyltransferase, translated to MAVIEINHPLIQHKLTILRNIGTDTKDFRENLNEIAKLMTYEATKNLKLEETEVTTPLMSTIGHTLQDRLAIVPILRAGLGMVDGIQDLIPTAKVGHIGVYRNEETLEPVYYYCKLPVDITSRKVIVVDPMLATGGSAVYAIDYLKSEGVKDIIFMCLVAAPEGIAKLLNKHPDVSIYTAKIDQGLTKEGYIYPGLGDCGDRIFGTK
- a CDS encoding IMPACT family protein, with the translated sequence MKSVERECSIEFEERKSKFIGYVKPIGSKQEAEDFIAEIREKHRDATHNCTAYKVVDNGQEYFKTDDDGEPSGTAGKPMGDIITYMDVTNLVVIATRYFGGIKLGAGGLVRNYAKTAKLAIQEAGIAEYIEKKTYMIDFPYEKISDVETIIDSLNGGYLDKGFNERVTYKIRTNIETFEALKEVKGLLIIEL
- a CDS encoding ribonuclease H family protein: MGKKFYAYFLEDENIKGMVDNWDKCKSLVHGKKARYKSFPTEKEGKQWLEAGAHYEKKTGDQAPKVKKEKLKESLVDGIYFDSGTGRGIGVEVRVTDLKGTSLLEKNSFGLSVNSYGNIHLGTDKTNNYGELLGLYLAMDIASQTGEKKIFGDSNLVIFFWSKGLFRKDSLNEDTISLILKVTEKRKNFEKTGGKIEYVSGDINPADLGFHK
- a CDS encoding TIGR02206 family membrane protein: MDTFTLFSTEHFWFIGGGFLAVFAFIIIAAFLPRYRFAQVSALIILIIKVSELSYRHFYFGEPIKGLLPLHLCNLTLIFALLMMFTKSPSLFQVTYYWSLGAIFAILTPDVKYSFPHPLTLSFYITHFYLIFAAIYGVIFFEFKPTFRGWVDSFVFLNVLAVIIFFINSNLGTNYLYVNRIPDFTSPLDHFGKWPYYIAVVEGIYLILTYAIYFPFRRKTFRYSTKYF
- a CDS encoding NUDIX hydrolase, with translation MREKIVELLKNTNERIIGQDRYVNSAVLIAIAELDKKEYIVLEKRAIEIRQGGEISLPGGKCDKKDKNSEETAIRETIEELGIPREKIEISGKLGILVNPSGMILEVYVGFVRLENREDIKYNKDEVERVIFAPIEFFLKNEPRIEKIGIENVPQFSSEELGLPTRYHGPWQGNPREVYFYNFHGDIVWGMTAEIILDFIKMLRKDMEVVK
- the rpmE gene encoding 50S ribosomal protein L31 is translated as MKKNIHPQYNIITVECTCGEKFETRSTYAKGSELKIAVCSKCHPFYTGKAKFIDAAGRVDKFNKRYNINK
- a CDS encoding ComEC/Rec2 family competence protein; amino-acid sequence: MELIYILALEVFIIMTIFNIFSLWISIFLTVMVISGIWLFFKKKDKFIYIIPILLVIRILFCVHFNDCERLDIVKMKVEVNNGMGKIIKIDNRYPKIKSYTFIPEIPDGKYMVLAEIAKIEDRDDMQYFYINKITDEKIEKSWLKNYFENNVKKFIANGSPEFKRVYRAVILGEGKQLSRSMRKEFNYVGISHLMALSGLHIGIILAICGFISKKLPISRKNRYIFMLGALTIYYLGVKHSPSLTRAYIMAGIFIAGKIFYEDIDASKSLAAAFIGGIFISPISMNEVSFILSYLAVFAIICIYPLIRKVIYKGKSKFVEKLILLTTIQFFLTPILIKEFGTIQFLSFFSNLIILPVGTLYILLAFVGLFLENLGLGFIVFPITNIVFEIFMKLVEIFSKIPGLTLRYNGSKDNALFLIFYVIIFGIVFYNKFKTEGKKDEEISGRTKIFK
- the tsaE gene encoding tRNA (adenosine(37)-N6)-threonylcarbamoyltransferase complex ATPase subunit type 1 TsaE; translation: MKKIMSFKELDTLAEKLSDYAEENTTIALIGDLGTGKTTFTKTFAKKLGVEESLKSPTFNYVLEYFSGRLPLYHFDVYRLSEAEEIYEVGYEDYLNSGGIVLIEWADIIKSELPKEYIEIKLFYHGDETREIELSYVGNPAKEKEMLKYVDFSN
- the tsaB gene encoding tRNA (adenosine(37)-N6)-threonylcarbamoyltransferase complex dimerization subunit type 1 TsaB, translated to MLILAIDTATKIGSVALYEDKTGIIGEINLYVKVNHSNVIMKAVDSLFDLSGYTIKDVDKIAVTTGPGSFTGIRIGVAIAKGLAYSLEKPIIGINELDVLAETGEEREGLIVPLIDARKERVYYSQYKYENRKLVRKEEYKDGELRDILEKLKGEKVVFIGDGAIVNQELIKEIMEEDNIVFSKANSIPRAAMAAQIALHHEDDNIYTLEPFYLNKSQAEREKEEREKKNN